A window of Parambassis ranga chromosome 10, fParRan2.1, whole genome shotgun sequence contains these coding sequences:
- the LOC114442971 gene encoding protocadherin alpha-3-like has product MYIQRPKEYVWIYIVVFLCLCNWSASQLTYTVSEEVNKGTVVGNIAKDLNINVQELENRNLRVVSSYSKKYFDVNLRTGNLFVNERIDREELCPHVEKCSLKIQAVLSNPMTAQRIEVNVVDINDNSPAFLENIYHLNVSESSLTGERYLLPVAIDTDTGNNAVKTYKLSQTEHFSLDVQSGGEHGVSAELVLQKALDREKESVITLLLTAVDGGKPSRSGSLQIKVNVIDVNDNIPTFSKTLYKVRVIENANAGTHLIKLNATDLDEGVNSKILYSFNKRGNIDPSNIFDLNSETGDITVKGKLDYEETPAYEVRLQAMDQGASPRSAHAKLLIEIIDVNDNAPEISVTSLMTPVKEDAVLETIVALVTVSDKDGGKNGVTSCEVAGSVPFILKSNYKNDYSLVVDGPLDRENTSLYHVTVTATDEGSPPLSSSRVITVHVSDVNDNPPRFIEPVINVHIKENSPVGSVIYTINAFDPDLDGNGKLTYTLLDTTSKSTQISSVLNINSETGDIISLQSFNYEELKTFQFKVQATDSGVPPLSSNVTVNVLILDQNDNSPTILAPYSEHGSVGSESIPYSAETGYFVAKIRAVDADSGYNALLSYHLSEPKGNNLFRIGTSTGEIRTKRRMSDNDLKTHPLVVLVSDNGEPSLSATVSIEVVVVENSADIQTQFRHVPVKEDSFSDLNLYLLIAIVSVSVIFLLSLISLIAVRCHRTDSSFSRYSAPMITTHPDGSWSYSKSTQQYDVCFSSDTLKSDVVVFPGPFPPVDAELISINGGDTFTRTQTLPNKEKVGNIKELNI; this is encoded by the coding sequence ATGTATATTCAACGCCCAAAGGAATACGTGTGGATTTATATTGTCGTGTTTCTTTGTCTCTGTAACTGGTCTGCATCGCAGTTAACTTATACGGTCTCCGAGGAGGTGAACAAAGGTACTGTAGTGGGGAATATCGCAAAGGATTTAAACATTAACGTACAGGAACTAGAAAACAGGAATCTACGAGTTGTTTCAAGTTACAGTAAGAAATACTTCGACGTTAATCTGCGGACCGGGAACCTCTTTGTTAACGAGAGAATAGACAGAGAAGAGCTTTGTCCACACGTCGAAAAATGCTCGTTAAAAATACAAGCTGTTTTAAGCAATCCGATGACTGCTCAACGCATAGAGGTTAATGTAGTAGATATAAACGACAATTCGCCTGCTTTTCTTGAAAATATATATCATTTGAATGTTTCCGAATCGTCCTTAACTGGAGAGCGATATCTCCTCCCAGTAGCAATAGATACAGACACAGGAAACAACGCTGTGAAGACCTATAAGTTAAGCCAAACAGAACATTTTTCTCTCGATGTGCAGAGCGGCGGGGAACACGGAGTTTCTGCTGAGTTGGTGCTGCAAAAAGCtttagacagagaaaaagagtcTGTGATTACACTTCTCTTGACGGCCGTAGATGGAGGTAAACCCTCTAGATCGGGGTCGTTGCAGATAAAGGTAAATGTAATCGATGTAAATGATAACATACCCACTTTTAGCAAAACGCTTTACAAAGTTCGTGTTATAGAAAACGCGAATGCTGGAACTCATCTCATAAAATTAAATGCAACCGATTTAGACGAGGGCGTGAACAGTAAGATCCTGTATTCCTTTAACAAAAGAGGAAATATTGATCCATCAAATATTTTTGATCTAAATTCAGAAACGGGAGACATTACTGTGAAAGGGAAGTTAGACTATGAAGAGACTCCGGCGTATGAAGTGAGACTTCAGGCAATGGATCAGGGAGCCTCTCCTCGTAGCGCACATGCTAAACTGCTGATAGAGATAATTGATGTGAATGACAATGCTCCAGAAATATCTGTGACGTCATTGATGACACCTGTAAAAGAAGACGCAGTACTAGAAACAATTGTTGCTTTGGTTACAGTCAGTGATAAAGATGGAGGGAAGAACGGTGTTACTAGCTGTGAGGTAGCTGGGTCTGTTCCGTTTATACTCAAGTCCAACTATAAAAATGACTATTCATTAGTTGTAGATGGACCTCTGGACAGAGAGAACACTTCACTTTACCATGTCACCGTTACAGCCACAGATGAAGGAAGTCCACCTCTGTCCAGCAGCAGGGTCATTACTGTTCATGTTTCTGATGTCAATGACAACCCACCTCGGTTTATAGAGCCTGTCATTAATGTGCACATAAAAGAAAACAGTCCAGTAGGATCAGTAATTTACACAATAAATGCATTTGATCCTGATCTAGACGGTAATGGAAAATTGACGTACACATTACTGGATACTACTTCAAAAAGTACTCAAATTTCATCCGTTTTAAACATAAACTCAGAGACTGGAGATATCATCAGTCTGCAGTCGTTTAATTATGAAGAGTTGAAAACATTTCAATTTAAAGTTCAGGCCACAGACTCTGgtgttcctcctctcagcagcaACGTCACCGTGAACGTTTTAATTCTGGACCAGAATGACAACAGTCCAACCATTTTAGCCCCTTATTCTGAACATGGCTCTGTTGGAAGTGAGAGCATCCCCTACTCTGCTGAAACGGGATACTTTGTGGCAAAGATCAGGGCTGTAGACGCAGACTCTGGATACAATGCGCTGCTTTCTTATCACCTGTCTGAGCCCAAAGGAAACAACCTGTTCAGGATCGGAACCAGCACCGGGGAAATCAGGACTAAGAGGAGAATGAGTGACAATGACTTGAAAACCCACCCCTTGGTGGTGCTGGTTTCTGATAATGGAGAACCCTCCCTGTCAGCTACTGTGTCTATTGAAGTGGTGGTGGTTGAAAACTCAGCTGACATCCAGACTCAGTTCAGACATGTGCCTGTAAAGGAGGACAGCTTCTCTGATTTGAACCTGTATCTGCTGATCGCCATTGTGTCGGTGTccgtcatcttcctgctgagcCTCATCAGTTTAATAGCTGTCAGATGTCACAGGACAGACAGTAGTTTCAGCAGGTACAGCGCCCCAATGATCACCACCCACCCTGACGGGAGCTGGTCTTACTCTAAATCGACTCAGCAGTATGacgtgtgtttcagctcagacacactgaagagtGACGTAGTGGTTTTCCCCGGACCGTTTCCACCTGTAGATGCTGAACTGATCAGTATTAATGGAGGAGATACTTTTACCAGGACTCAAACACTACCCAACAAAGAAAAGGTAGGCAATATTAAAGAGTTGAATATCTAA
- the LOC114442970 gene encoding protocadherin alpha-2-like has protein sequence METKEYAWIHIVALLWFCDSSASQLSYSISEEVNKGTVVENIAKDLHLNLQELDNRDMRIVSSYSKNYFDVNVRNGNLFVNEIIDREELCPNTAPCSLRIQAVLSNPMAVHRIEVSVLDINDNAPEFIEEYFSLNISESLAAGERYLLPIAEDADIGSNTVKSYKLSHNEHFSLDVQGGGRHILSELVLQKALDRETESVINLILTAVDGGNPSRSGTLQIRINVLDSNDNAPVFSKSLYKVRVSENTAHGTIVIKLNASDLDEGINSQLVYSFIKRGSSDPSSIFDLNSETGEITVRGRLDYEETPAYEVRVQAMDQGASPRSAHAKLLIEIIDVNDNAPEISVTSLMTPVKENAELGTIVALVAVSDTDGGKNGVTNCKVAGSTPFTLKSNYKNDFSLVVDGPLDRENTSLYSVTITATDEGSPPLSSSRVITVHVSDVNDNPPRFMEPVINVYVKENSPVGSVIYTINAVDHDLNGNARVTYTLLDTSPKHIPISSILNINSETGDIISLQSFNYEEVKTFQCKFQATDSGVPPLSSNVTVNILILDENDNKPMILPPYSEHSSVNSESIPYSAEAGFFVAKIRAVDADSGYNALLSYHLSEPKGNNLFRIGTSTGEIRTKRRMSDNDLKTHPLVVLVSDNGESSLSATVSIEVVVVENSADIQTQFRHLPVKEDSFSDLNLYLLIAIVSVSVIFLLSLISLIAVRCHRTDGDFSRYSAPMITTHPDGSWSYSKSTQQYDVCFSSDTLKSDVVVFPGPFPSVDAELISINSGDTITRTQTLPNKDKVGLLYSVLV, from the coding sequence ATGGAAACCAAGGAATATGCCTGGATTCATATTGTTGCACTGCTTTGGTTTTGTGACTCGTCTGCTTCGCAGTTATCTTACTCCATTTCAGAGGAAGTGAACAAAGGCACTGTGGTGGAGAATATCGCAAAGGATTTACACTTGAATCTACAAGAATTAGACAACAGGGATATGCGCATTGTTTCGAGTTACAGCAAGAATTATTTTGATGTGAATGTAAGGAACGGAAATCTCTTTGTTAACGAAATAATTGACAGAGAGGAGCTTTGCCCAAACACGGCACCGTGCTCCCTAAGAATTCAGGCTGTGTTAAGCAATCCGATGGCTGTGCACCGCATCGAGGTCAGTGTTTTAGATATAAATGATAACGCGCCGGAGTTCATTGAAGAGTACTTTTCACTAAACATCTCCGAATCTCTTGCTGCGGGAGAACGATATCTCCTTCCAATAGCAGAGGATGCAGATATAGGCAGCAACACAGTAAAGAGCTACAAACTCAGTCATAATGAACATTTTTCTCTTGATGttcagggaggagggagacatATACTATCAGAACTGGTGCTACAAAAAGCtttagacagagagacagagtcgGTAATTAATCTTATCCTGACCGCTGTGGATGGAGGGAACCCCTCTAGATCGGGCACCCTGCAAATTCGAATAAACGTATTGGATTCCAATGATAACGCACCAGTTTTTAGTAAGTCTCTTTATAAAGTAAGAGTCAGTGAAAATACCGCACATGGAACTATTGTAATCAAGTTAAATGCAAGTGATTTAGATGAGGGTATAAACAGTCAACTGGTATATTCGTTCATTAAAAGAGGTAGTAGTGACCCATCGAGTATTTTTGATCTAAATTCAGAAACAGGAGAAATTACTGTAAGGGGCAGGTTAGACTATGAAGAGACTCCAGCATATGAAGTGAGAGTTCAGGCAATGGATCAGGGAGCCTCTCCTCGTAGCGCACATGCTAAACTGCTGATAGAGATAATTGACGTGAATGACAATGCCCCAGAAATATCTGTGACGTCACTGATGACACCCGTTAAAGAAAATGCAGAACTCGGCACAATTGTTGCTTTGGTTGCAGTCAGTGATACAGATGGAGGAAAGAACGGTGTTACTAACTGTAAGGTAGCTGGGTCAACTCCGTTTACACTCAAGTCTAACTATAAAAATGACTTTTCATTAGTTGTAGATGGACCTCTGGACAGAGAGAACACTTCACTGTACAGTGTCACCATTACAGCCACAGATGAAGGAAGTCCACCTCTGTCCAGCAGCAGGGTCATTACTGTTCATGTTTCTGATGTCAATGACAACCCACCTCGGTTTATGGAGCCTGTCATTAATGTGTACGTAAAAGAAAATAGTCCAGTAGGATCCGTAATTtacacaataaatgcagttgaTCATGATCTAAATGGTAATGCAAGGGTAACTTACACATTATTGGACACCTCTCCAAAACATATTCCAATTTCATCCATTTTGAACATCAACTCAGAGACTGGTGACATCATCAGTCTGCAGTCGTTTAACTATGAGGAGGTAAAAACATTTCAGTGTAAATTTCAGGCCACGGACTCTGgtgttcctcctctcagcagcaACGTGACTGTCAACATTTTAATCCTGGATGAAAATGACAATAAGCCAATGATTCTGCCGCCCTATTCTGAACACAGCTCTGTTAACAGTGAGAGCATTCCCTACTCTGCTGAAGCGGGATTCTTTGTGGCAAAGATCAGGGCTGTAGACGCAGACTCTGGATACAACGCGCTGCTTTCTTATCACCTGTCTGAGCCCAAAGGAAACAACCTGTTCAGGATTGGAACCAGCACCGGAGAAATCAGGACTAAGAGGAGAATGAGTGACAATGACTTGAAAACTCACCCCTTGGTGGTGCTGGTTTCTGATAATGGAGAATCCTCCCTGTCAGCTACTGTGTCTATTGAAGTGGTGGTGGTTGAAaactcagctgacattcagacTCAGTTCAGACATTTGCCTGTAAAGGAGGACAGCTTCTCTGATTTGAACCTGTATCTGCTGATCGCCATTGTGTCGGTGTccgtcatcttcctgctgagcCTCATCAGTTTAATAGCTGTCAGATGTCACAGGACAGACGGCGATTTCAGCAGGTACAGCGCCCCAATGATCACCACCCACCCTGACGGGAGCTGGTCTTACTCTAAATCTACTCAGCAGTATGacgtgtgtttcagctcagacacactgaagagtGATGTAGTGGTTTTCCCGGGACCGTTTCCCTCTGTAGATGCTGAACTGATCAGCATTAACAGTGGGGACACTATTACCAGGACTCAGACTTTACCCAACAAAGACAAGGTAGGACTTTTATACTCAGTTCTTGTATAG